Genomic segment of Bacteroidota bacterium:
GTATATAGGCCACATGTGCTTTACCAATAAAGGGTAACATATGATGCTCACACATGCTGTATATCTCAATATCTTTTACAACAATCATTTCACTTACCGGTTCATGAAATTTAGCAGAGTCAAGAATGGCATGTGCATCTAATTGGTAACCTTGTGTCATGTATTGCATGGCTTTTGCCACACGTTCCGGTGTTTTCAACAATCCTTCGCGGTTTGAATCCTCTCCGAGCAAATCAATTATATCTTTATAATTTTTTACCAGGTTTGAAGTAGTATGCTCGTCGTAATGCTCTGTCTTTTTATATGCCATTGGAGAAATTTAAAATATTAAATGTTATGCCGGGTATTCCACATAGTTTCTTGGTGTTTCATATAAACGGATCATCAAATCCTTTTTTTTGCTGATATGCGGCCGTAGCAAATCATGAATCACTACTGCAATATTTTCAGCAGTCGGATTTAATTCTTTGAATTCTTCAGTATCAAGATTCAGGTTTTTATGATCAAACCGATTAATTATTTCCTGTTTGATCAGATCACTCAGTTCTTTCAGGTCCATTACATAACCGGTTTTTTTATCTGGCTTACCTGTTATCCTTACTTCAAGATCATAGTTATGGCCGTGATAATTTGGTAATGCACATTTACCAAATACTTCTGTATTCTTTGCATCATCCCAATCCGGGTTAAACAACCGGTGGGCCGCATTGAATTGCTCTTTTCGTATTACTGCTACTTTCTTACTCATAATTTGAATTTACGAAAATATTTACCTGCAGGACGTTGGATAATAAAACAGTCGACCAATGAAATTGTTTGAGAGCAATATTATTTAATTGTTACTGCCCGCCATAATATTCCACATATATCTTGGAAGTTTCTGTCAACTTTAAACAGTGCAATTGAACACCCGCTGGCAAATGTGGTTCCAGTTCATTCCAGATTGCGATCACAAGATTTTCGATGGAACACATTTTACCCCGCATAAACTCAACATCCACATTCAGGTTGCGGTGATCGAGTTTATCAACTACTTTTTCATTTACCAAGGCACCCAATTTCTTAGCATCATAAATAAACCCTGTATCCGGGTCTGGCTCGCCTTTGATGGTTACAAAGAGTTCAAAGTTGTGTCCATGCCAGTTCTCATTGGCACATTTGCCAAACACTTCATCATTTTTTTCCTTAGTCCAGTCGGGATTGTACAGCTTGTGGGCAGCGTTAAAATGTTCTATTCTTGTTAAGTAAACCATGCTTTACTTTTTTATTTCCCCACAGCAGTTTGGGCGGGGGAAATTTGTGATGCATCTGCTAATTAAAGATGCGTAAGATTGTTTTTAGTCCTGTAAAAACAGGGCTTCAAATATAAGCCAATGAGCCCGGTAGTATGGCTTTTAAATAAACTATATTTTTGTCAGTATGAATATCCTTATTGTCGCTGCAACAGCTATAGAAATCAAGCCTTTTCTGCAATACCTTAAAAAAAGAAAGGATGAAGCTGATATTGATGTATTGATCACAGGCATTGGGTTAACAGCAACCACCTATTCATTGACCAAACATTTCACCATTAAAAAACCTGATCTTGTAATTCAAGCCGGTGTGGCAGGTTGCTTTGATTCGTTAGTCGAATTGGGTGAAGTGCTGATGATAAAGCAGGATACAATTGCCGATCAAAGTGTAGTTGAATTAAAAAAACTAAAAACTCTTTTTGATCTGAATCTTGTTCCGCATGATCAGCATCCTTATACAAGTGGATGGCTGATCAATCCATTGAATAGATTTCTTGGTTTACCGGGCATTAAACAAGTAAAGGGTATTTCAGTGAACCAGATAAGCACATCTGCTGAAATGATAAAATTTTACAGGAAAACATTTAATCCTGTAACTGAATCGATGGAAGGTGCAGCATTGCATTATGTATGCCTGATTGAAAATATTCCATTTATTCAATTGAGAAGCATTTCAAATTATATCGGCGAACGGAATAAAAAAAAGTGGGATATGCAGGATTCGATTAAGAATCTGAATAAGGAATTAATAAAGCTTGTTAAAAAAGTCAGCTAACCAAGTTTCAATAATGTAGCAGCCACTATACCTGCAGTCTCTGTTCTCAATCTTGTTTCGCCCAAACTAACCGGAATAAAATTATTTTCAAGAGCAAGATTTATTTCTATCGAAGTGAAATCACCTTCAGGGCCGATGAGGATTAGTTGATGTGCAGATGTGCGGATGTGCGAATGACTTAATGCTTGCTTCTCACCTTCAATACAATGAGCTATGAGTTTCTTATAATCCGCAAATTCGCACATTAATAAATCCGCAAATTGTTTTGGCTCAGACAAAACCGGCAACCATGTTTGTTGAGATTGCAGCATAGCACTTACACAAATAGTTTTCATCCTATCATGTCTGAATTTTTGCTTCTCGGTTCTTTCACAAATCAAAGGAATGATTTCACTTACGCCGATCTCCGTTGCTTTTTCTAAAAACCATTCAAAGCGGCTGGTGTTTTTGACAAGAGATATGGCGACAGTAATTTTCTTTGATGCTGGATGCTGGATACTGGATGCTACTGCTTTTACCGTACAATGTTTCTTATGAGCATCACTGATCTCACAATTAAGCAGACTACCTTTTCCATCAGTAAGGTTTAACTTCTCCCCTTTCTGCATACGTAATACCTGCACAACATGACGTGAAGTGTCCTCATCAAGTATTATTGTTTTTGCCGAAGCATCATAAGATTCTATATAAAAAAAAGGGAGTGACATTCTTATAAAAATAAAAAAGCTCCCCGAAATTAAGGAGCTATTATTTATTAAGTTTTACCTGTTATCTAAAATGGATTCTCATCATCTTCATTTCTATCATTCATCTTGCTTCCGGTTTGTATAAACAGTTTGGCGCCACCTGTATCATCCTTCACAGGTGTCCAGTTACCCGGAGGTAAACCCATACCGGTAAAATCGCCGCCCTCATCTTCTGTGAATTTCTGAATATGCAATAAGGCACGAAGCTTAATTGTTTCTAACGAACCATTACGGTGTTTAGCTATCCTTACGTGAGTTTCACCCCTGTTATTCTCACCCATTTCATTGGTGGTGATATCATAATATTCCGGACGATAGAGGAACATAACCATATCCGCATCCTGTTCGATGGCTCCTGATTCACGCAGGTCACTCAGTTGCGGCATCTTGTTTCCTTCTTTTCTTTTTTCTACCTCACGGCTTAACTGTGAAAGTGCAATAATGGGTACTCCCAATTCTTTTGCCAGTGCTTTCAGGTTTCTTGAAATATTACTGATCTCCTGTTCACGGTTACTGTTCCTGTTTTCTCCAGTACCACTCATCAACTGTAAATAGTCAATAATGATCAAGCCAATATTATGTTTGTTTTTTAAACGGCGGCATTTTGCACGCAACTCAAAAATGTTCAACGCAGGAGTATCATCAATAAAAATGGGGGCTTCGGACAAACGCTGGATACCGCGGGCATACAACTGTTTCATTTCATGCTCTTCCATTTTGCCTCTGGCAATTTTCTCAAGCCATATTTCACTTTCAGCAGAAAGGATACGTTGCACAAGCTGGCCTGCACTCATCTCTAAGCTAAAGAATGCAACCGGTGTTTTCTTGTTTACACTCAAGGCCGCATTGCGAGCAAGATTCAATGCAAAAGCTGTTTTACCAACCGCAGGTCTTGCGGCAAGGATAATTAAGTCAGTTTGTTGCCATCCATAAGTAACCCTGTCAAGGCTAGAGTAACCACTCGGCACACCCGTAATATCTTCATTACGGTGACGCATATCTTCAATCCGCTGAATTGTTTTTACCAATACAGAATCGATTGAATCAAAATTTTTACGCAGGTGATTATTTGTTATCTCAAACAGTTTGCTTTCGGCATCATCCAATAAATCGAATACATCTGTTGAATCTTCGTAAGCATCACCAATTATTTCACCGCTGATGCGGATGAGTTCACGTTGTATAAATTTTTGGAGGATGATCCTTGCATGCGCAACAATATTGGCAGAAGAAACCACCATATTGGTAAGCCGGGTTACATAATAAGGTCCACCAACCATTTCCAGTTCTTCACGAAATTTTAATTCTTCTGCTACTGTTAAAATATCTATTGGTTGGCTTTTATTAGCAAGACCCTGCATGCTTTTAAAAATGCGCTGATGTGCCTCTACATAAAAACATTCAGGCTTCAGAATTTCAGCCACACTATCAAATGCATCTTTCTCCAGCATGATGGCGCCAAGTACAGCTTCTTCTAATTGTTTGGCTTGCGGTGGAATTTTTCCATAGACCATTGTTCCCAGGTCAACTGCTGATTTTTTTCTTTGTGTCCTGTCCTTATTGATATTCGGTACTGCCATGTTCAGTTATAGCGATAAAGAGTTATTCATTGATGTTTATCAACGACTATCGGGTGATCAGGTCCATACTTGAATCGGTAATTTTTGGTTCTGTTCGGATGGTCTCCCTCAAAGTCAGACAGCGAATATAAGCTTGATAAAATCATCAGGAAAAATTTTTCTTTTTTCACAAATTTTACAAAATCAATTGCCGGTTATCCACAATTATCCGGGTCTTTGTATTGATGTAAATTAAAAAAATCAATTGTTATTTTCCGGGAAAGATGTACACTTTGGTTGTTAAAACTGAGGTGATTTTACCTCGAAAAAATCAACGGCCTGCCACCAATGCGTTTATTTTCAATTGGGCCATTTTTTGCTCATAAAATAGTACACAATAAAGCCCCGATTCGGGAGTTATAAAAAGTAGTTCTTTAACCAAACTGTCTGCCGCATGTATTTTTTTCACTTTAAAAAACCTATAACCATGGAAATTTCAAAACATGCAGGCCCCACAAGACCCTTACTCACCCAAACCAAAAACAACACTACACTGTGGATCGGGCATCTTAAGTCCGACCCGACTGACCATTTTGCCGGCCAGACTTTTCATTGCAATGCCGATGGTAAACTGGACAATATCCAAATATTTGCCGATGCAGTGCAGGTACCCGGCGAAGTAACCCTAAGTCTTCACGCATTTGACACCTTATCAAAAACATGGGGTGATGTGCTGTGCAATTCAAAAGTGAATATCCAGCGAAATGACGAGTCAAAATGGATCCGCTTTGATTTACCGGCTATAGAACTTAAATCCGGCAAGAGCTATGGCTTCCGGTTGAACACTAATGATGCTATGGTGGCAATTGGTGAAGCAGCCAGTCCGTCAAAACAACCTTTTGCATTTGGCCAGGAATGGAAAGCTGATTCTGGCGATAAGAAAGGACATTTCTATTCTTATTTCAGCCTTGTGTTTAAGATCGAGCTTTGCGCATAGTTCCATCGCTATTGTCCGTGTTTGCTCTTAGCCTTTTCTTATCTTCGCAGCTAATCTAAAGACGAGGTAAACACATGACGATTTCGTACAAATGGCTGAGTGAGTATCTCCCCGCAGAGGTGGAGCCTGAAAAATTATCCCGTATCCTTACTTCAGTTGGTTTGGAAGTTGAGAGTTTTGAAAAATATGAAGAAGTAAAAGGTGGGCTGAAAGGACTTGTGATCGGTGAAGTTTTAACTACTGAGAAACATCCCAATGCTGATAAACTTACTTTAACTACAGTAAGTACAGGTAATGGTGAACCGCTGCAGATCGTATGCGGCGCACCTAATGTTGCTGCCGGCCAAAAAGTGATTATTGCAAAAGTGGGAACCACTATTTTTCCAACAACCGGTGATCCCCTGACGATGAAGATCGCAAAGATCCGTGGCGTTGAAAGTCATGGAATGATCTGCGCCGAAGATGAGATAGGAATTGGCAGCTCACATGCAGGTATAATAGTTCTACCGACAGATGTAAAGATTGGAGTACCAGCAGTAGAATATTTTAATCCTTATTCTGATTATGTGTATGAAATTGGCTTAACACCCAACCGCATGGATGCAATGAGCCATTGGGGTGTTGCCCGTGATGTTTGTGCTTATCTTTCTCATCATGATAAAAAGAATTATAAACCCAAATTACCAAATGCAAATAGCTTCAAGGTTGATAATAACAATTTGAAAATTGATGTTACAGTTGAAAATACAGTAGCCTGTCCACGGTATTCCGGTGTAAGTATTTCAAATGTTGCCATAAAAGAATCGCCGCTTTGGTTAAAACAAAAATTAAAATCTATCGGGCAGCGGCCGATCAACAATATTGTTGACATCACTAATTTTATTCAGCATGAAACGGGTCAACCGCTGCATGCTTTTGATGCAGATATGCTGAAAGGCAAAAAGATCGTTGTAAAAAACCTGGCTGAAGGTTCAAAGTTTGTAACGCTGGATGAAAAAGAAAGGAAACTCAGTGCCGAAGATCTTATGATCTGTGATGGTGAAGAAGGAGTTTGTATTGCCGGTGTATTTGGTGGGCTGCACAGTGGTGTTACTGATCAAACAAAAAATATTTTTCTTGAAAGTGCATTTTTCAATGGCATTACGTTGCGCAAAACATCTTTCCGTCATGGGCTGAGAACCGATGCTGCGAGCCGTTTTGAAAAAGGAACTGATATTTCAAGCACGGTGAATGTGCTTAAAAGAGCAGCTTTGCTGATAAAAGAGATTTGTGGCGGTGAAATTTCTTCAGATATAGTTGACATTTATCCAAAGCCAAAAGAAAAAACACAGGTAACGATAAAATATCATTACCTGAAAAAATTGAGTGGTAAAAATTATCATCCGGATTCAGTTATAAAGATCCTGACAGCATTGGGTTTTGAAATTGTAAGAGAAGGTATTGATGATTTAATAATCGCTGTTCCATTTCATAAACCGGATATCAGTTTGCCCGCAGATATCGTTGAAGAAGTTTTAAGAATTGATGGTTTAGATAATGTTGAGATACCCGGAGCTATTACTATTACTCCTTCTGTTGAAGAAAATTATTCTTCAGAAATTTTAAAAGAGAAAGCATCAAACTACCTGGTTGGCTTAGGTTTCTATGAAATAATGACCAACTCCATCACAAATGCCGCTTATTTTTCTGATGAAGAAAAGCAAAGCATGGTAAAGATGATGAACAGCCTGAGTGCTGATTTAAATATTTTACGTCAATCATTATTTGAAACAAGTCTTGCTGTAGTTGCTCATAACCTAAACCGTCGCAACAGTTCATTAAAACTATTTGAGTTCGGAAAAGGATATGCAACATCAGGCTCCGGCAAGTACCAGGAAATGGACCAATTATGTGTAGTGATAACAGGTAATGTAACGGAAGATAACTGGAAAGAAAAAGCCAATGTTTCTGACTTCTATTACCTGAAAGGTGTAGTAAATGGAATTCTGAAACTACTGGGTGTAAATGCAGACTCAATAGAGATAATGCCAGTACCGAAGTTGGATAATCATATCGTACTTAAATCAGCTGGAAAAATTATTGCAGGTGCAGGACAAGCAAGCAAAATAATGCTTGAGAAATTCGACATTAAACAACCTGTTTTCTATGCAGCATTTAGCTGGGCTGATATAGTGGAATTATCTTCTCAAAAAAATAATGCAATTAAAGAATTATCTAAATACCCAGCTGTACAACGTGACCTTGCAATGATCGTTGCAAAAGAACTAAGTTATGGTGAGGTGGAGAAATCAGTGCAAAACATTAAACTAAATAATCTGCGTGAAGTAAAGCTGTTTGATATATTTGAAAGTGAAAAGCTGGGAGCCGGTAAAAAATCAATGGCGGTTAACTTTACCTTCCTTGATGAGGAAAAAACACTGACCGATAAAGAGATTGACGGCTGGATGGCTAAGATCATGACGACGCTGGAAAAAGAATTGAACGCTGAAATAAGAAAATAAATACACAGTATTAATGTCTGAATTAGAAAAACAGGTAAAACGCATACAGGATAAAGTTCAGCAATTGCTGAAGCAGCAACAGCTTTTGTCAAAAGAAAATGATGAACTAAAGAACGAATTGAATGCCTTTAAGAAAGATGCAGCCACTCAAAAATCAACGATTGATGAATTGAAGCAGCAGGCCAGTATTTTAAAAATGAATTCGGTGGAGATGAATGATTCAGATAAAAAAGAATTTGAAAAAAGGCTGAACCACTACATTAAAGAGATTGATCGTTGTATTGCGATGCTCAGCAGTTGATCACTATACCCGTTTTACCAGGCGCATCTGCATTTCCTCTATACCATCCGATAATTCAAGTGTGTAAACACCGTAAGGCAATGTACTTAACCCGGTCCATTCCATTTCATGATCTTCGTTTGGCATTATCGTTTCCATGCTACTGCATGCACTGCCTTTGTCATCTTTAAGTACAGCTTTTAATACAGAATCGGCTTTTGCAGATAGATGCAGACGTAACGTGTCAATAAAGACAGTTGATTTAACTTTGGCAAACATGAATATCCCTGTTAATTTTGATTGCTTAACCTGTTACAATAAATTTCAGGGGAACGGTAATGGGGGTAGTAAAGTTTTCGAGGGGCAACTAAAATAGAACAACTAATTTAAAAATGCAAACCATGGAAGAACTTATTCCAATAACCGCCATTATCGGCGATAGAAGCTACAGGATAAAAATACAACCCAAGGATGAAGAAGTAGTCCGTAGGACATTAAAGGTGGTCAATGATAAGATCATCGAGTTCAAAACTATGTTTGCGGGTAAGGATATGCAGGATTATATCGCTATGGTGCTGGTATGGTATGCAACCGAGCAAAACGCATCGCTGGCCAATGAGCTGAATGAAGATAATATATCCGCAAAACTGAGCCTGATTGAAAAAATGCTGGAAGGACAGGCAGCGCAGAAATAATAATTCCTTTGCAAGCTGTTCACTTTAAATAGGTGTATAAAAAATAACTAAGGGATTTTTATTGGACACACTTACACATATAGCCATCGGCGCTTGCATAGGAGAAGCTGTTTTACATAAACAGATAGGCAAAAAAGCGTTGCTATGGGGAATACTTGCCCAATCAATTCCGGATATAGATTTTATTGCATCTTTCTGGCTTGATCCATCAGAAAACTTACTGGCTCATCGTGGCTTTACGCATTCATTTTTATTTGCCATATTTATTTCACTTTCAATGTCATTGGCAGCTGATCACTGGCACCGTCCCCATAATATCCGTTTTACGAAATTCATTTTGTTCTTTACTGCACAGGTATTTATTCATGATATCCTTGATGCAATGAACAGTTATGGTGTCGGGTGGTTTGAACCCTTTAGTCATAAACGTATTTCATTCAATATCCTTTTTGTAGCTGATCCTTTGTTTTCAATAGCACCCGGCCTGGCCGTAGCAGCTTTATTTATTTTAAAAAACAGTAAAAGCAAACTACGAGCATTTTGGATGAGGATTGGTTTAACCCTGCCTCTTCTCTATCTCGGTTATGCTGGTTTCAATAAAATAGCAATTGATAAAGATGTACAAGCTGCGTTTACAGTACAAAAAATTCAGCATACTGATTATTTTACTACACCAACACCTTTTAATAACTGGCTTTGGTATGTGGTAGCAAAAAGTGATAGCGGTTATAATATTGGTTATCGGTCAGTATTCGACAAAAACCCGACAATTTATTTTACCTACTTTCCCCGAAACGATTCATTAATGAAATCTGTACTTGACAATGAGGATGCCCAGAACCTGCTTCGGTTTGCAAGAGGATTTTACACCATCGAGTACTGGAATGATACTTTAATTTTTAACGACCTCATCTTTGGCCAGGTAGCCGGTTGGCAAAACCCAAAAGCTAAGTTTGCCTTTCATTATTTTTTGGATAACCCAAGTGGAAATTTACTGGTAGTACAACGTGGCCGCTTGCAAGGCTGGAACCGGGAATCTCTAAGAGCATTGTTCAAGAGAATAAAAGGAAATTAAATAATCCTTTCGTTATATGTTAGAGACACAGATAAGTGCTTATTGTCCCCTTCGCAGTATGAATAAAGAAACAACTCCCCTAATTTTCCTAACTTACAGTAAACATTTTTTTATGTCAAAATCAATACAAGGTTCCGACCGCCGGAGTTTTATAAAAACTACAGCAACACTTACTACAGTTTTTACAGGTATTACTCTTTTTCCTCAAACGGGCTTTTCAATGGATAAGCTTCCGGCTGATGAAATAAATATAATCGGGCCCAAAGAAGGTTTTTCGCCACAAGTAGGCACATTGGTTTCGATGATGAACTGGATGCGAAATGTTGTACTAAGCCCTGTAAAAGATATGACAATGGAGCAACTGGATTTTTTGTTTGATAAAAACTCTAATACGATCGGAGCTATGTTATTGCATTTAGCCGCCACTGAAAAATATTACCAGCTCAATACATTCGATGATATGAAATGGGGAAGCTGGGATGAAAGCATAAAAAAGCAATGGGATACACCAATGAGTTTGGGTGATGAAGGAAGAAAAAAGATAAAAGGAAACAAGCTGGAATATTACCTGGATATTTTAAAGGAGGGCAGAGAAAAATCAATTGCTGAATTCAAAAAACGGGATGATGCATGGCTGCTGAAAGCAGATACAACATGGCCTTGGGGCCCTACCAATAATTATTGTAAATGGTTTCATGTAGTAGAACATGAATCCAATCATAACGGGCAGGTCAAATGGATCAAGAGCCGTTTGCCGGGAGCAAAGTCAGGGAATGATTAAATAAAAAAATGTACGAATAAAAAAATCCCAGCTGCGATCAGCTGGGATTAGAACTAATGGGTACTTTTTTATTTGGTTTTCCAATGTCCGGTATAGTTAGTACTTACCAGACACCCATCCTTCTTACTAACACCAATATTGTTTAACTGCAACCACCCTGGTTACCGCAGTTCAGACATTTATAACAAGTGCCGCTACGCATCATGATATGACCGCAAACATTACAAGCCGGCGCATCACTCTGCATATTTTTATTAGCAGCATTCATTGCATCTAATCCATTCTCCATTTTTGTTGATGCAGATACAGTTGAACGCTGCGCTTTTGCTACTTGTGGTACCACACCACCCGTGGCAGAACCAATGATACGTACTCCTGATAATTCCTGCGCAGGTGCCGGTACATATTCAAGATTGGAAGGAATTTCATCCCAGTCATCAGAACCTGTGTTCAGCACTTCGGGTTTATCCAGCACATGCACCAGATCAGTTCTTCCGAGATATTCATAACCAAGTACACGGAAAATAAAATCCACTATAGACGACGTGGTTTTAATATTCGGATGTTCAACAAATCCGCTTGGATCGAATTTGGTAAAGGCAAATTTGTCAACGAATTCTTCAAGCGGCACACCATATTGCAAACCGATAGAGATTGAAATAGCAAAACAGTTCATCATGCTGCGCATAGTAGCTCCTTCCTTCGCCATATCAATAAAAATTTCTCCAAGCGTCCCATCTGCGTACTCTCCTGTTCTTACGAATACAGCCTGGCCGTTGATCTTTGCTTTTTGTGTAAAGCCACGACGTTTTGCAGGCAGTGAACGACGCTCAACGATACGTGCCAGTTGGCGTTTCAATTTTGTATCAGCGCTGTTTTGTACACGGCGGTTTACTTCATCAAGCAGTTCTTCAACAGTGAGCTGTCCAAGATCTACAATATTACTTTCTGGCTGCTGATTGATGGCTACCGGTTGTTGTTCTTCAACTTCTGCAACTGTTTCTGTTTTTTTCTTCTTATCAGATTTGTTGCTCAATGGCTGTGACAATTTAGAACCATCACGATACAATGCATTTGCTTTTAAGCCCAACTGCCAGCTCAGGTAATATGCATCTGCTATTTCTTCTACGGTAGCTTCATTAGGCAGGTTAATTGTTTTCGAGATAGCACCACTGATAAAAGGTTGTGTGGCACCCATCATACGTATATGGCCATTAGCGTGGATATAACGCTGACCTCTTGTTCCGCATTTATTGGCACAGTCAAAAACGGGCAAATGTTCATCTTTCAAATATGGAGCTCCTTCCAGCATACCGGTACCACATACATAGTCATTGGCGGCAAATATCTGCTCTTCGGTAAATCCTAATGCTTCAAGTAGGCTCCATTCAAAATCATTATACTGTTCTTCAGTAAATCCAAGACGCTTGAGGCATTCTTCGCCCAATGCATATTTATTAAATACAAAACCGATTTCAAAAGCAGTAGTAACCGCAGCATCCAGTTTCTTGATCTCTTCAGCAATAAATCCTTTTTCACTCAAGACCTGGTGATTAATAAAAGGTGCGCCGGCAAATGAACCCGTGCCGATTGCGTATTTAATAATGGTATCAGTTTCTTTTTCGCTGTAACCTAAATTTCTCAATGCAGTCGGTACTGACTGGTTGATGATCTTAAAATAACCACCACCGGAAAGTTTTTTAAATTTTACCAATGCAAAATCAGGTTCAACACCGGTTGTATCGCAATCCATTACCAAACCGATGGTGCCTGTAGGTGCAATAACCGTTGCCTGTGCATTGCGGTAACCATACTTCTCTCCCATTTCTACTGCATCATCCCATGCTTTGCATGCAGCCTTCAGCATATAGTCAGGGCAATACTGAGATTTAAGACCCTGTGGTTTCAAGCTCAGGTTTTCATATTCATCCGCATCATATGCAGCGAGGCGATGATTGCGCATTACCCGCATCATATGAGTTTTGTTTTCTTCGTATCGGGGGAAGGCGCCAAGTACCTGCGCCATCTCTGCTGATGTTTTATAAGAAACACCCGTCATAATAGCTGTAATAGCTCCGGCTATTGCTCTTGCTTCTTCGCTATCATAAGGAATACCGCTTACCATTAATAATGTACCGAGGTTTGCATAACCCAAACCGAGAGTACGATATTCATAACTCAATTGGGCTACTTCTTTTGAAGGGAACTGCGCCATTAACACAGACACTTCCAATACAACTGTCCACAAACGGCAATTGTATTCATAGCCCTCTACATCAAACACATTTTTCCCTGAATCATAAAATTTCATCAGGTTAGCTGATGCGAGGTTACATGCAGTGTTATCAAGGAACATATATTCACTGCAAGGATTAGATGCATTGATGCGTCCACCTTCGGGGCAGGTATGCCACTCATTAATAGTAGTATCATATTGAGCACCGGGATCAGCGCAACGCCATGCAGCATAAGCTATCTGGTTCCAGAGTTCCCTTGCAGGGATCTTCTTCATTGTACGGCCATCAGTTCTTGCTTTCAGTTCCCAATCTTCATCATTATTCAGTTTATCGAAAAATGAATTGGGAATACGAACTGAATTATTAGAATTCTGACCACTTACTGTTTTGTATGCTTCGCCTTCATAATCGTTGCTGTAACCGGCATTGATCAATGCACCTACTTTCTTTTCTTCTTCTACTTTCCAGCTTACAAAGTCAATGATCTCCGGATGATCCAGATCCAAGCAAACCATTTTAGCTGCGCGGCGTGTAGTACCGCCGGATTTGATAGCACCTGCGGCACGGTCACCAATTTTTAAGAAACTCATTAAACCGGATGATGTGCCACCACCACTTAATTTTTCGCCTTCACCACGGATATGAGAGAAGTTAGTACCAACACCTGAACCATATTTAAAGATGCGTGCCTCACGGATCCAGAGATCCATGATACCACCATCATTAACGAGATCATCACTTACACTTAATATAAAGCATGCATGCGGTTGCGGACGTTCATACGCTGAAGTTGATTTCTTCAATTCGCCATCAACAGGATCAACATAATAATGTCCCTGTGGTTT
This window contains:
- the mqnB gene encoding futalosine hydrolase is translated as MNILIVAATAIEIKPFLQYLKKRKDEADIDVLITGIGLTATTYSLTKHFTIKKPDLVIQAGVAGCFDSLVELGEVLMIKQDTIADQSVVELKKLKTLFDLNLVPHDQHPYTSGWLINPLNRFLGLPGIKQVKGISVNQISTSAEMIKFYRKTFNPVTESMEGAALHYVCLIENIPFIQLRSISNYIGERNKKKWDMQDSIKNLNKELIKLVKKVS
- the folE gene encoding GTP cyclohydrolase I FolE, with protein sequence MAYKKTEHYDEHTTSNLVKNYKDIIDLLGEDSNREGLLKTPERVAKAMQYMTQGYQLDAHAILDSAKFHEPVSEMIVVKDIEIYSMCEHHMLPFIGKAHVAYIPNGWITGLSKVARVVDVFARRLQVQERLTVQIRDAIKETLNPLGVAVVIEAKHLCMMMRGVQKQNSVTTTSAFDGEFLKNSTRSEFLKLITASLD
- a CDS encoding 6-carboxytetrahydropterin synthase → MSKKVAVIRKEQFNAAHRLFNPDWDDAKNTEVFGKCALPNYHGHNYDLEVRITGKPDKKTGYVMDLKELSDLIKQEIINRFDHKNLNLDTEEFKELNPTAENIAVVIHDLLRPHISKKKDLMIRLYETPRNYVEYPA
- the dnaB gene encoding replicative DNA helicase, with product MAVPNINKDRTQRKKSAVDLGTMVYGKIPPQAKQLEEAVLGAIMLEKDAFDSVAEILKPECFYVEAHQRIFKSMQGLANKSQPIDILTVAEELKFREELEMVGGPYYVTRLTNMVVSSANIVAHARIILQKFIQRELIRISGEIIGDAYEDSTDVFDLLDDAESKLFEITNNHLRKNFDSIDSVLVKTIQRIEDMRHRNEDITGVPSGYSSLDRVTYGWQQTDLIILAARPAVGKTAFALNLARNAALSVNKKTPVAFFSLEMSAGQLVQRILSAESEIWLEKIARGKMEEHEMKQLYARGIQRLSEAPIFIDDTPALNIFELRAKCRRLKNKHNIGLIIIDYLQLMSGTGENRNSNREQEISNISRNLKALAKELGVPIIALSQLSREVEKRKEGNKMPQLSDLRESGAIEQDADMVMFLYRPEYYDITTNEMGENNRGETHVRIAKHRNGSLETIKLRALLHIQKFTEDEGGDFTGMGLPPGNWTPVKDDTGGAKLFIQTGSKMNDRNEDDENPF
- a CDS encoding 16S rRNA (uracil(1498)-N(3))-methyltransferase, producing MSLPFFYIESYDASAKTIILDEDTSRHVVQVLRMQKGEKLNLTDGKGSLLNCEISDAHKKHCTVKAVASSIQHPASKKITVAISLVKNTSRFEWFLEKATEIGVSEIIPLICERTEKQKFRHDRMKTICVSAMLQSQQTWLPVLSEPKQFADLLMCEFADYKKLIAHCIEGEKQALSHSHIRTSAHQLILIGPEGDFTSIEINLALENNFIPVSLGETRLRTETAGIVAATLLKLG
- a CDS encoding 6-carboxytetrahydropterin synthase, whose translation is MVYLTRIEHFNAAHKLYNPDWTKEKNDEVFGKCANENWHGHNFELFVTIKGEPDPDTGFIYDAKKLGALVNEKVVDKLDHRNLNVDVEFMRGKMCSIENLVIAIWNELEPHLPAGVQLHCLKLTETSKIYVEYYGGQ